Proteins encoded in a region of the Stieleria neptunia genome:
- a CDS encoding response regulator transcription factor yields MRVLVIEDYEPVRSAVVQALSEDGYAVDSAEDGRNGMWLAKSGEHDAIVLDIMLPHTNGIEILESLRSQQQHTPVLLLTALDEVDQRIRGLNCGADDYLVKPFAMAELLARVRALVRRSFGDGVSVIQVRDLTIDTSARLVSRDGEAIELTAREYNLLELLARRRGKVVTRTEIWKSLYDMENESTSNVVDVYVGYLRKKLDLPDQPSLIVTRRGHGYVLEASDS; encoded by the coding sequence GTGCGCGTTCTAGTCATCGAAGATTACGAGCCCGTTCGCAGTGCGGTTGTCCAAGCGCTCTCCGAAGACGGTTACGCCGTCGATTCGGCGGAGGACGGGCGCAACGGCATGTGGCTGGCCAAGTCGGGTGAGCATGATGCGATTGTCTTAGACATCATGCTGCCCCATACCAATGGCATCGAAATTCTGGAATCGCTACGGTCGCAGCAACAGCACACTCCTGTGCTGTTGCTGACGGCGCTCGACGAAGTGGACCAGCGGATTCGAGGGCTCAATTGCGGCGCAGATGACTATCTCGTGAAGCCGTTTGCAATGGCCGAACTGCTTGCGCGTGTCAGGGCGTTAGTGCGTCGCAGCTTTGGTGATGGTGTGTCAGTGATTCAGGTTCGTGATCTGACGATTGATACTTCGGCGCGGTTGGTGAGTCGCGATGGTGAAGCGATCGAACTGACGGCCCGCGAGTACAATCTGCTGGAGCTGCTGGCGCGTCGGCGCGGCAAGGTGGTCACGCGAACAGAGATTTGGAAGAGCCTCTACGATATGGAAAACGAATCGACCAGTAATGTTGTCGATGTCTACGTCGGCTATCTACGCAAGAAACTGGACTTGCCAGACCAGCCATCGCTGATCGTTACACGCCGCGGTCATGGCTACGTGCTGGAGGCATCTGATTCGTGA